Proteins encoded together in one Helicobacter pylori window:
- a CDS encoding mechanosensitive ion channel family protein, which translates to MDEIKTLLVDFFPQAKHFGIILIKAVIVFCIGFYFSFFLRNKTMKLLSKKDEILANFVAQVTFILILIITTIIALSTLGVQTTSIITVLGTVGIAVALALKDYLSSIAGGIILIILHPFKKGDIIEISGLEGKVEALNFFNTSLRLHDGRLAVLPNRSVANSNIINSNNTACRRIEWVCGVGYESDIELVHKTIKDVIDSMEKIDKNMPTFIGITDFGQSSLNFTIRVWAKIEDGIFNVRSELIERIKNALDANHIEIPFNKLDISINKQDSSK; encoded by the coding sequence ATGGATGAGATTAAAACGCTGTTAGTGGATTTTTTCCCGCAGGCAAAGCATTTTGGGATAATCTTAATCAAGGCTGTCATTGTCTTTTGTATAGGTTTTTATTTTTCGTTTTTCTTACGGAACAAAACCATGAAACTTTTATCCAAAAAGGATGAGATTTTGGCGAATTTTGTCGCGCAGGTTACTTTTATCTTAATCCTTATCATTACTACAATCATCGCGCTCAGCACGCTAGGCGTGCAAACCACCTCCATTATCACTGTTTTAGGAACGGTGGGGATCGCTGTGGCGTTGGCTTTAAAAGATTACCTTTCAAGCATTGCCGGAGGGATAATCCTTATCATCTTGCACCCGTTCAAAAAAGGAGACATCATTGAAATCTCTGGTCTAGAGGGCAAAGTAGAAGCACTTAATTTTTTTAACACTTCTTTACGCTTGCATGACGGACGTTTGGCGGTTTTACCCAATAGAAGTGTCGCCAATTCTAATATTATTAATAGCAATAATACGGCGTGTCGGCGCATTGAATGGGTTTGTGGGGTAGGGTATGAGAGCGATATTGAACTGGTGCATAAGACTATAAAAGATGTTATTGACTCAATGGAAAAAATTGATAAAAACATGCCCACTTTTATTGGGATCACGGATTTTGGACAAAGTTCGCTGAATTTCACCATTAGGGTTTGGGCAAAGATTGAAGATGGGATCTTTAATGTGAGGAGCGAACTCATTGAACGCATCAAAAACGCCCTAGACGCTAACCACATTGAAATCCCTTTCAACAAGCTAGATATTTCTATCAACAAACAAGACTCTTCTAAGTGA